The Populus alba chromosome 4, ASM523922v2, whole genome shotgun sequence genome contains a region encoding:
- the LOC118030178 gene encoding LOW QUALITY PROTEIN: putative phospholipid:diacylglycerol acyltransferase 2 (The sequence of the model RefSeq protein was modified relative to this genomic sequence to represent the inferred CDS: deleted 2 bases in 2 codons), whose product MASILRFRKLCYVEPVKFQSFQPQKIDKKEETVATEAKTALEKNEKRNKRQPKEWSCINSCCWVIGYLCTTWWLLLVLFNCLPATFPGFQVLESPGTRLKLEGLTALHPVVLVPGIVTGGLELWEGKPCAEGLFRKRLWGGSFTELLKRPLCLLEHLALHNETGLDPPGIRLRAVPGLVAADYFAPGYFVWAVLIENLAKIGYEGKNMHMAAYDWRLSFQNTEIRDQTLSRLKSQIELMYVTNGYMKVVVVPHSMGVIYFLHFLKWVETPPPMGGGGGPGWCAKHIKAIMNIGPVFLGVPKAVSNLFSAEAKDVASLRAMDPGVLDSEILRLQALEHVMRVTRTWDSIASLLPKGGETIWGNLDWSPEEGHACDLSKKRYSQASAGDKDTNDSDVKMGFHVKESKYGRIISFGKETLQLSSSQLPSVDTKEFLGTRTNKNTNSACGGEVWTEYDEMCRETIPKIAENKPYTARTVLDLLRFVAPKMMQRVESHLSYGIADNLDDPKYNRYKYWSNPLETKLPDAPDIEIYCSYGVGIPTERSYIYKLSPNDKCKSIPFRIDSSVDGDEDSCLRGGVYLTDGDETVPVISAGFMCAKGWRGRTRFNPSGIATHIREYRHKPPASLLEGRGLESGAHVDILGNFALIEDVLRVAAGATGAEIGGDRVYSDIFRMSDRVNLRL is encoded by the exons ATGGCTTCAATTCTTCGGTTCAGAAAGCTATGTTATGTAGAGCCTGTGAAATTTCAGTCCTTTCAACCCCAAAAAATCGACAAGAAAGAAGAAACTGTTGCCACCGAGGCCAAAACTGCCTTGGAAAAAAACGAGAAGAGGAATAAAAGGCAGCCAAAGGAATGGAGCTGTATAAACTCTTGCTGTTGGGTAATTGGGTACTTGTGCACTACTTGGTGGCTTCTTTTGGTCTTGTTTAACTGCTTGCCAGCTACATTTCCAGGCTTTCAGGTCCTTGAATCACCTGGAACAAGACTTAAACTTGAAGGCTTGACAGCTCTTCATCCAGTTGTTTTGGTGCCTGGCATTGTCACTGGAGGACTAGAGCTGTGGGAGGGCAAGCCTTGTGCAGAAGGTCTTTTTCGAAAGCGACTTTGGGGTGGTAGCTTTACTGAGCTTTTAAAAAG GCCATTGTGTTTGCTGGAGCATCTGGCTTTGCACAATGAGACTGGTCTTGACCCTCCAGGCATTCGACTACGTGCAGTGCCAGGGCTGGTTGCAGCTGACTATTTTGCTCCAGGGTACTTTGTTTGGGCTGTACTCATTGAGAATTTAGCAAAAATTGGTTACGAAGGGAAGAATATGCACATGGCAGCGTATGATTGGAgactttcttttcaaaatacaGAG ATTCGGGACCAGACACTAAGTAGATTGAAGAGTCAAATAGAGCTTATGTATGTAACAAATGGCTATATGAAAGTGGTAGTGGTGCCCCATTCCATGGGGGTTATCTATTTTCTTCACTTCCTTAAGTGGGTTGAAACACCTCCTCCT ATGGGAGGCGGTGGTGGTCCAGGTTGGTGTGCAAAGCACATAAAGGCAATCATGAATATTGGTCCAGTATTCCTTGGTGTACCAAAAGCAGTCAGCAATCTGTTCTCCGCCGAAGCCAAAGACGTGGCATCTTTAAG AGCTATGGATCCTGGTGTTTTGGATTCTGAGATTCTCAGACTTCAAGCCTTGGAGCATGTAATGCGGGTGACTCGAACATGGGATTCAATAGCATCATTGTTACCTAAAGGAGGAGAGACCATCTGGGGTAATCTGGATTGGTCTCCTGAAGAGGGGCATGCTTGTGAT TTGTCAAAGAAAAGATACTCGCAAGCTTCTGCAGGTGACAAGGATACAAATGACAGTGATGTGAAGATGGGTTTTCACGTGAAAGAATCAAAGTACGGAAGGATCATTTCTTTCGGGAAGGAAACATTGCAGTTATCATCCTCACAGCTTCCCTCTGTTGATACAAAG GAATTTTTGGGCACAAGAACCAACAAGAACACTAACTCAGCATGTGGAGGAGAGGTTTGGACCGAATATGATGAGATGTGCAGGGAAACCATCCCAAAAATTGCAGAAAATAAACCTTATACAGCTAGAACTGTTCTTGATTTACTCCGTTTTGTGGCTCCGAAAATGATGCAACGTGTTGAGAGTCATTTATCTTATGGGATAGCCGACAATCTTGATGATCCTAAATATAATCGTTACAAGTACTGGTCTAACCCACTAGAGACCAA GTTACCTGATGCACCAGATATTGAGATATACTGCTCATATGGTGTTGGAATCCCCACCGAGAGATCATATATCTACAAGCTATCACCAAATGATAAGTGCAAGAGCATTCCATTCCGGATTGATAGCTCAGTTGATGGAGATGAAGACAGTTGCTTGAGAGGTGGAGTATACTTAACTGACGGTGATGAGACTGTGCCGGTAATAAGTGCCGGTTTCATGTGTGCGAAAGGGTGGAGAGGAAGAACCCGGTTCAATCCATCTGGCATCGCCACCCACATAAGGGAATATCGGCACAAGCCACCGGCTAGCCTCCTAGAGGGAAGGGGTCTGGAGAGCGGAGCACACGTGGACATTCTGGGAAATTTTGCTCTAATCGAAGATGTCCTTAGAGTTGCTGCTGGGGCCACTGGTGCAGAAATTGGAGGTGATAGAGTGTATTCCGACATCTTCAGGATGTCTGACAGGGTAAATCTCCGGCTATGA